The following nucleotide sequence is from Lacinutrix sp. Hel_I_90.
AATTGTAGCAGAAACAACAAGAAAAGCCACAACTCCGAATGTAATTAAGGGTTCAATTTTTCCGTGCCCATACGGGTGGTTTTCGTCGGCGGGTCGTTTGGCATATTTAAATCCTAATAAAACTAAAAATGAAGCAAAAATATCAGTTGTCGATTCAATGGCATCTGCAATTAAAGCATAAGAATTTCCAAAAAATCCGGCAAGTCCTTTTATCAAGGCTAAGGCAATATTTCCAATGATGCTGAAATAGGTTGTTTGTATTGCAGTTTTTTCGTTGTTCATTATTTTTGTTGGGGGCTTGTCCTTAAATAGGGCTAAAGGTTAAACCGCTAATTTAGTAAATAGAAACCGAATAGACGCGAGCGAAACGAACTGGCGAAGCAACATTCGTTTGGGTTTTCGTAAGTAGGCTAGTACTAGCCATATATTTTATATGGTGTTAGCAACTTTTTTTTCCATTAATTAATTCAGAGCGATTTTAGCATTTTTTATGTCCGAAATCCATTCTTCTGTGTACTCATTTTTTGTTAAGTTGGAAATTCCATTTACGTAATAGTTCCGCAATTCAGTCACAGTCATTTCCCTTTGAGTTGGTTCAAATTTAATTTTACACTTATTAATTCTCGATAAAATTTTAACCAATTCCGCCATTTTTCTATCGGTTTTTCAAGTCCACTTGCTTTAAAGACGTTTCCATTGTAATTACAAAACATTTTATTCCGATAATACGTGTTACAGATTGATTTTTTGTCTGTGTATATCAGATTACTGAATAAAATGTAATCAAGAATATCGTTATCATTCCATTTTTCAGTCGATATATTTATTATTGGGAACGTCATTTCTCAAGTTCTAAGTAACGTTTTATAATGTTCTGAAAATCATAGTTTAAAATTCTTGTTTTTAGCGCTTTTTTTGTCTTTTCTTGGCAAACTAAACGTAACCATAGCATAATTCTTTTCTCCCGAAAAAGGAAGAATTGTGGCTAATGTAAAGTTGATATGGAATCGTTTTAATATTTTATATCAACAGTTACCGAAGTTTGATAATTTTTTCAAAAATCAATGGGTAGTATTACTAATGTTTTATTCAGGTAGTTCTACCTAGTTTATAACATAAAAATCTATGTATCTTGTTGTTATCATCAGATGTGTAGTAAGATTACGTCACTATCTGTATCATTCATGTTCAATTAAACCAATTATAGATATGGCTTCACCACTTAAAGACAACACCTTTCTTTTGCTTTTACAGCTTAAAAAGAAAGACATAAACAACCAACGCTTAGTGCTTTTAAAGCAATTTTTAAAACAAAAAGGCAACGCAGCAATTACCATTATAAGTGATGCTGTATTTCCGTTAGGTCAAGAGTATTGTGCACTTGTTATTCTTAAAACAGATGCAACAACAGCTTTAGAGTCTTATGTTAAAGATTATAAAAACCATTTTAAAATACAAATTCGTCCAGTAAGTGATATAGCTGTAAATACAACAGTAAACGCATTTAACTACTGTATTTGTATTGGTCATGATCCTTTGCAAACAGCATTTAGCCAATTGGCTAAAGTATCTGCAGATGCTATAAAAGAACATGCAAAAGTAGATTTTGAAGCACATGATGAATTTTCAAGTTTATACCTATTACAGGCAACATGTGCTAAGGCTGCGATGAGTTTTGGTAAGCAAAATACTACTAATAAAAATCTGTGTTTAATGGATGCCATGCCTATGCAGACGTTTCTTGAGATGAAGTTGGATACTTCTAATACAACAGCGCCTAATGATTCGTTATGTAAAGCAGCAACGAGTCCAAAAATGAAGACCGCTATGTCTGTATTAAATAAAGATGCTAAAGATGCTTATTATTCGGACTCTTATTTTAATCTAAAAAATACGGTAAAACCTCAAGAATCGTTTACTTCGTCTAATAAATTAACGTATGTATTTCAAAAAAGTACTGGTGTTTTTCGTTTTAAAAATACAAATTATGAGAGGCACTATGCTGTAAATTCTAGTTTTCCAAAGCCTAGTGTAGCCATACCACAAATTACAGATGGTTCAGTATCTATTAATCTTTCAAAAAGTAATGAATTTACAGTGGAAACACCATTAGCAAAATGGTTAAATGATTTATTGTTTACTAACACCTATGATTTAGATTGGCCAGAAGATCATTATGTAGGAGAAGAAGCCAGTGCTTATGCTTATATCCTTTCTCAGATTTCTGGAGGCAAAGTACCAAAAGATAATACGGTACATCCTTCTACAATACATAACATTAGTATGCCTTCTGGAGACCAACCGTTTTCAGAAAAAATATTCTTAAAAGTAAAAACACATTTAGGAACTGTCTGTTCTAGCTTTGGGTATTTAAATGATTGGTATGCAGACGATGGTCATTTTGATGTGTTGATAAGGGAAATTGCATTGGTTTCGTCACTTAATTTAGAAGCAGCTAGTAGTGAAATGTCTATTGATACAGGTAGAAGTGTAGAAACGACCTTAGGTCTTATTTTTTCTATTATAAATTCGTTAATTGGTGCAATTCCAGATATTGGACCTCCAATTGCTGCAGCTATAAATTCGGGTTGGAATGTTGCAAAATATAAGGGAAAATTAGGTGATCCAAATGAACCAATAAAATCTACTGTCTCAGAAATGGCGAATAAGCTATCGGACAGTTTGGTTGGTCTAATAGATTCTTCGGCTATGATGTATAAAAATATAGCTAGTAATTGGGGCAAGTTAAACACATTTGCAGAGGACGCTATAGCACGACATTATTTACCAGAACATGCTTTTGGAACTGAATTTTTTGCTACGAAGAAAACTGCTTTACCATCAGAATTTATTGTTGCAGGCGCAAATGCGTGGTCCATAATATTTTATCAAGCACTTTTTGCTGCTAAACATACAGTAGATTGTGGTATGGATTATACGTATAATGGTCCAATTTGTAAATTGGATGCTTTAGCAGGAACGTTTATGTATACACTACCTGCACGATGGTACGATGTATCTCAAAATATTATGACCGGACATATTGTATTAGCATGTACAACAGATGCACCAAAAAGTGTATTACAAAAACTTTTTGGTCCTGATGGCTTAGGTGTAGATCCAATTGCTTTTTTTATTGGATTTAATGGATGGCCACAAGTAGAGCCACATTTATTTATAGACTTTGCATTAATAGATGTTTAATTAAAATAAGATCTGTGCAGTTTAAGTTAATGGCGTTTTAAAGGGTGGTATGCTCCCAAAAAAAGTGGAGCTCTGTATTTTCGTTGTTCATTATTTATGTAGGGGGCTTGTCCTTAAATAGGGCTACAGGTTAAAGCGCTAATTTAGTAAATAGAAACCGAATAGCCCCGAGCGAAGCGAACTGGCGGAGCAAAATTCGTATGGGGTTATGGTGTGGCTGAAGCGAATTGTAAATGTATATGGCTTTTAGCGTTGGCTTATTTCAGGTATATTTCATCTTTCACATAACTTGCGTTTAGCCAAAAACAATGTTTAGTATATTCAGCTAGTCTAGTCAATTTATCCGCAACAGGTAATTCATAAGTGTCTTCTGCATTTCTTGCGTGTGGTCTAACGTGACTGATTCTATTTTCAGTTTTCTTTGGAAAAAATGTTTTTCGTATTCCTTTGTTGGTTACTTCTTTTACGATTTCTCCTTTTGAAACAGTTTTAACCATTTCTTCCCAAACATTTTTTGCCTCAAGAATATCAGAATAAGGCATATTCCAAAACTTTACTTTTCGCAAAATCAAATTCTCTCCCTCAAATTGATAAAACACAAAGAAAAATTTACTTTCTAAAATATTTTTAAAATCTGAATCTTCCCAGTCCGTTTCAACAAGTTCTTGATATTCAAATGTCGGAAATGAAATATCTTCTTTTGGTAAATTATTTTCTTTAAGCCTAATGGTTTTTACTCGAATATCTGCTTTTTCAAATTCCTCTATTTTTTGACCGAGTTTAAGTCCTAAAATTGCATTTGTTAGGTTAGCAAAATAGCTTTTTGCATTTTTATTTAAGTCTAAACCTAATTCTTGTTCAATTTGATTTGCGGATTTTCCATAAAATGGGTGGAACTTTAATATTACTATTTCTTCTAATGATTGAACTTTATCTAAAATTTCTGGTCGTTCAATTATTTTTCCATAAATCGCAGTTTCTTCTTGAGCAATATTTGCAATTATGTGATTTACATAACCTTGTTTTAAAGAATAAGCTCTTTGTTTTGCTTGTTCTTCGTTAAAAGGTTGGTTTCTAAATGATTTTAGAGCAGTAGAACCTTTTGTACAAGCTCCAAGATAAAATGTATCTCCTTCTGATAATTCGTGAGCTTTTCCATCTTTTATTTTCTGATTGATAAATTGCCAATCTTGTTTTATAATTTTTAAATCTTCATTTGGGTATTTCCAACCGTTAACTAATTTAATGACGTAATCAAGTAAATCTAAATCTCTGTCGTGTAAATAGAAAACTAAAAGCAAATGAGCATTTTTCTTCCAAAATGAACTCGTTTCAAAATCTTCTTTATGAACTTCTAAATAATTTATAATGTTTAAAACAAGTCTTTCTTTAGAACGGAATTCTCCGTTTTTCAAAGTTTTCAATGGACTTGTCTTAAGTTCCATTCCAACTTCTTTAAAATCGGGTTCAGCATCTGAATTTGGTTCGTATCCAAAATAAAATTTTTCTAATATCTGACCAAAGTTCCCTTTTCCTTTATATCCGTGTTTCTCAATTTCTACTCCACAAGCTTGTCTTAAAGTTTGGTCTTTTAGTAATTTAGCAAAATCTATAATTGAATCTGCTGAATTTACATTATACATACTTAAATTGATTTATCTGTTTATAAAGTTCTTCTCCAATTTTTTCAATTACTCCAACAACTAAAGCATTTCCCATAAAAAATGCACGTTTTGTATCTGTAATTCCTTCAAGTTTTGTGTGATTATCTGGAAACATATTTAATCTTTCCAATTCTATTGGTGTTAATCTTCGCAAACCTCGATCAGAAACAATTACGTGTTTAAATCTTGAAGCTGATTTTCCACCTTCTCCAGTTATAATAGTTCTTGACGCATTATCTAAAGCGTCTGGATAAATCATTCCGCCTTCTGAATATTTGTAAACAAAACCATCTGGTGATTTACGCTCTATGGTTTTAGCACCTTTTAGATATTCCCACTTATCTTTATCTTTTTCATCTATGAAAAATTCAGAAGTTACTTCTCCATTTTGTAAAACATCTCCTAAAACAGTTTTTTCTCCGTCATAATTTGGGACTGTTTTAGTTGTATAAACTTTACCTTTTATAAGTAAACCAGTATTTTGAAAAGGTGATAATTTTCCGTTTTTATTGAAATCGTTAGTTATTTCTACTAAATCTCCTGTTAATTCAACTTCTTGAATTGAATCTGTTTTAACTACAGGAAAAGCATTTGCAATAGTTCCTTCTTCTGTTAGCCAATTTATTTTTTTAGCTTTTTGAAGTCTTTTGTAAACGTCTGTGGATTTATGATAGCCAATAAAGAAAACACGTCTTCTTCTTTGTGGCATTCCATATTCCGCTGCATTTATTACACGCCACTCTACTGCGTAACCTAAATCATTTAAACTTTGTAGCATAACTGCAAAATCGCGACCTCTTTGTTTTGCTGGCGATTTTAAAAGTCTATCAACATTTTCTAAAAACAAGTATTTCGGTTTGTTTTTTTTGTTTTCTAAAATTTGGTGAATTGACCACCAAAGAACACCTTTTTTACCTTTTAAACCTTTTGAGTTATGCAATGTGGTTGCCACAGAATAATCTTGACAAGGAAATCCACCAACCAATAAATCGTGATCAGGAATTTCTTCTACGTTTCTCGTTACAACTTCATTAATATCTTCGTTTGAGTGATTTTCTTTTCCGAACCTCTCTTCATAAACTTTGGAAGCGTGCTGCAATTTGGTTGACGGTTCCCATTGGTTGCTCCAAACCACTTCGTAATTGCTTTTTTCAAGTCCAAGACGAAATCCTCCAACTCCTGCAAATAATTCAGCAACTTTCATTTTCTTATTTTCCATTTTCTTGAGCTTTATAATAGTTGATTTTTTCTTCTGCTACTTTCAGAATCTCGGAAGTAGATTCTGTGTATTTTAATTCTTCCGCAATTTTTTCAGAGTACCAATTTATTATCAGTTCACTTTCGGGAAGTCCGTAAAACTTTGCAAGTCTTACGATTTGTTCCATTGTCGGTTTTCTTTCGTTTTTCTCGAATTTACTAATCAGAGATTGGTCAATATCTACTTCAGCCGCAACTTTTCGCAGTATCAATTCTTTTTCCTCTCTGGCACATTTTAAAGTGTCGCCTAATGTTTTCATTGGTCAAAATTGTTTTAGACAAATATTGTCCAAATTTATAAAAACATTTTGAATTTCCAAGATTTAATTCGGATTATTTTTCGGATTGTGTGGTGGGAAAAGGCAAGCTCTTTTTGTTTTTTAAGGCACGAGAAAAATACAATGTGCTTGACTGTGCGTTGGACTTTTCAGCTTGCACCTAACAGCAGTATAATGAACATTAGGTTCATTATCTCTTTTATATATACAAATCTAAGGTATTTATAATAAAAAGATTACGGTTTTTTAGTACGATAGCCGTTTTATGAGATTTAAAAACGACAAGAATGTACTGGTTTTCTCTAGGATTCAATTGTTATAACTTTACAATGGGGAAGTGAGTCGTAGCAATAAACTTACAGATTTAATTTTAGCCTGAATGCCATTAAAAAAAATCATATTAAATTAATTTTTAATTGAAAAAAATGTATTTCATTTGCCTTTAAAATTTTATGCTTATTTTTATAACATATTATAATAGTTGGACAATTTGAAACCCGTTTCTGTGTTCGGGCTTTTGAACGCTAAGAAGTCATATTCAAAAGCTGCTTATCGTTTAAGTGACCGAATTTTAAAATTAACTTCTGCTTTTGCATCTATTGTTGCGAGTCAGCATCACTATGGGTTTGTAGCTACGACAGAAAATCAAATTCAAGTTTGATTTTCCACTATTATTGTTTATACTGGAGCGCTTTTAGCTTCTAAATCTCACTCATACTACTATTAAACATAATAAATGAATACAAAATACATAGATTTAATTAGTCAAACATTCGATTTCCCTCAAGAAGAATTTAAAGTCGATAATAACAAATTAAGTTTTCACGACATTGATTTAATGGGCTTAGTCGAAGAATATGGCGGTCCTTTGAAATTCACCTATCTCCCTCAAATTTCTAATAACATCAACCGTGCAAAACAATGGTTTGCTGATGCTATAGAAAAAAACAATTATAAAGGGAAATACAATTACTGCTACTGTACCAAAAGCTCACATTTTAAACATGTGTTAAATGAAGCATTAAAAAATGACATTCATATCGAGACCTCTTCGGCTTTTGATATTGATATTGTAGAAAATCTAAAAGCAGAAGGCAAAATTACAAACGATACTTATGTGATAAGTAACGGTTTTAAGCGTGCGCAATATGTCACCAATATTGCCAGATTAATAAATGAAGGCCATAAAAACTGTATCCCTATAATAGACAATTACGAAGAAATCGATTTGCTTTCAGAGGAGGTAAAGGGTAAGTTTAATATTGGGATTCGTATCGCTTCAGAAGAAGAACCAAAATTCGAGTTTTATACCTCGCGCTTAGGTATTGGTTATAAAAATATTGTTCCTTTTTACAATAAACTAGTGAAAGGTAATAAGAAAGTAAAACTTAAAATGTTACACTTTTTTATTAATACAGGAATTCGTGATAATGCCTATTACTGGAATGAGTTGCACAAATGTTTAAAGGTTTATACGAGTTTAAAGAAAATATGTCCTAGCTTAGATAGCTTAAACATTGGTGGCGGATTTCCAATTAAAAATTCATTAGCCTTTGACTTTGATTATGAATACATGATTGATGAAATTGTACATCAAATTAAAACAACCTGTGAGGCAGAAGATGTTGCAGTGCCAAACATTTTTACAGAGTTTGGTAGCTTTACTGTTGGCGAAAGTGGTGGTGCCATTTATGAAGTGCTTTACCAAAAACAACAAAACGATCGTGAAAAGTGGAATATGATTAACTCGTCGTTTATTACCACATTACCAGATACCTGGGCAATTAATAAGCGTTTTATCATGTTGCCAATAAACCGTTGGAACGACTCTTATGAACGCGTTTTACTGGGTGGTTTAACTTGCGATAGTGATGATTATTACAATAGTGAGCAACATATGAATGCCATTTATTTACCAAAATACAACAGAGACAAACCTTTATATATTGGCTTTTTTAATACAGGAGCGTACCAAGAAACCATAGGAGGGTTTGGTGGTTTACAACACTGTTTAATACCGTCGCCAAAGCATATTTTAATTGATAGAGATGAAGACGGCAACTTGACAACAAAATTATTTAGTGAACAACAAAAAAGTGAAGACTTACTTAAAATTTTAGGCTATGCAAACTAAAACTTATGCTGGAATTCCAGACGAATTCTCGAAATTAGAAACATCAAAAATTGTATTAATTCCTGTGCCTTACGATGGTACAAGTACCTTTCAAAAAGGGGCAGATAAAGGGCCTGAGGCTTTTTTACATGCCTCAGAAAACATGGAGTTATACGATATTGAAACAGAAACGGAAGTCTACAAACAAGGCATCTTTTTAGCTGATGCTGTTACCGAAGCAAGTTCGCCAGAAGCCATGGTGGATGCCGTACACCAAGCGACAAAACGTTATATTAAAAAGAACAAGTTTGTAACTATTTTTGGTGGTGAACACTCCATTTCTATTGGAACTATTCGTGCCTTTAGAGATTATTACACCAGCTTAACCGTACTGCAATTAGATGCGCATGCCGATTTAAGAAAAGAGTATCAGGGGTCAAAATGCAATCATGCCTGTGCTGTTTATGAAGCGAGCCAGACAACGAATTTAATTCAAGTGGGTATTCGTTCTATGGATGTGATAGAAACCACAGTCATGGATAAAGAGAAAACGTATTTTGCACATGAGATGGCACTAGATGATACTTGGATGGATTCTGCTATTGACCAGATGACAAATAATGTATTTATTACCATAGACTTAGATGCTTTCGATCATTCAATTATGCCAAGTACCGGTACTCCAGAACCAGGGGGCTTGCTTTGGTATGAAACATTAGAGTTTCTAAAACAAGTGTTTGAAGAGAAAAATGTGGTAGGTTTTGATATCGTAGAATTATGTCCTAATCCAAAGGAAAAGTCTTCAGATTTTCTTGCCGCTAAGTTGTATTATAAAATGCTAAGTTATAAATTTAAAAATGCGGCTGCGGCCGATGATTTTGACAACATGTATGAGTCATCAAAATCTAAAAACAATAATTCTAAATTTAAAGAAGAAGAAGATGAGTACTAAAGGACCAATTTCTCAATTTATAGAAAAACATTACTTGCATTTTAATGCAGCCGCTTTAGTAGATGCAGCAAAAGGGTATGAAGCACAATTAGCTTCTGGAGCTAAAATGTTAGTGTCTTTAGCAGGGGCAATGAGTACGGCAGAATTAGGCAAGAGTTTTGCTGAAATGATTCGCCAGGATAAAGTGCAAATCATTTCATGTACTGGTGCCAATTTAGAAGAGGATATTATGAATTTGGTAGCACATTCACATTATAAACGGGTGCCAAATTATCGCGATTTAACGCCTAAAGATGAGTGGGAGTTACTTGAAAAAGGGTTAAACCGTGTAACAGATACCTGCATTCCTGAAGAAGAGGCGTTTAGACGCTTACAAGAGCATATTGTTAAATTATGGAAAGATGCTGAAGCAAATGGCGAACGCTATTTACCACATGAGTACATGTACAAAATGTTATTGTCTGGTGTTTTAGAACAGTACTATGAAATCGATTTAAAAGATTCATGGATGTATGCTGCTGCTGAAAAGAATTTACCAATTGTTTGCCCAGGTTGGGAAGACAGCACGATGGGAAATATTTTTGCCAGCTATGTTCTTAAAGGCGAACTAAAAGCAACGACCATGAAATCTGGGATTGAATACATGACCTTTTTAGCAGACTGGTATACCAATAACGCCTCTAAAGGTATTGGTTTCTTCCAAATTGGTGGTGGTATTGCTGGTGATTTTCCAATTTGCGTAGTGCCTATGTTATATCAGGATATGGAGCGAACAGACACGCCTTTTTGGAGCTATTTCTGCCAGATAAGTGATTCTACAACCAGTTATGGTTCTTATTCGGGGGCAGTGCCTAATGAAAAAATCACTTGGGGAAAACTAGATATTGATACACCTAAATTTATTATTGAAAGTGATGCTACTATTGTGGCACCATTAATTTTCGCCTATTTATTAGGCTTATAAAACGAAGTTATGGAAAGGAAAAAGGACAATTTAAAACGAGTGATAGTTGACTTCAAAAAGTTAACACCAGAAATTTTAGCCATGTTGGTAGAAAAATTTCCTGATGGTTATGATGACCGTCATATTATTTCTTTTAAAAATGCTAAAAACGAACTTATTGAAGCTGTAGAAATTATTACAGAGGATACAAAGTATCTTGTTAAAGTGAGTACGAAATTAGAAATGACGATGGAAAATTATGATGAAGATGATTATGAAGCATTTGAAGATGATGATCCAGAAGCAATTCAAGATCCAATGCTAGAAGAAAGTGAAAGTGAAGAAGACGATTTCTAATGTATAACGTTGTAGCTTATCAAGTTGCAGGCACTATTAACCTAAAAGAAAGTAAAAAGCAATTGCCTTGGCAATTGCTTTTTCAGGATAGTGACGAATTGTATTACCAGATTTCAGAGCATGCCTTTCTGTACTTGTTTCAATATGGAATGGTGAGTTTCTTTAATTTAAAAACGGAAGAAATAAATACCCTGTTAGCGCAAATAAAACCGTTTTGCAGTGACTATTTTACTGAAAATTTTTCAGAAAACGTAGATATTAAAATTGAACCCAATAAATTAAATGTTCAATTTAATCTTATTGTTTTACCAGAATTAGACCAAGAGATGATTCGATTGGTCATGCTGAACGCCTCACAGTCTGTGGCATTAGATCGGTATTCAGAAATTACAGAAAACCTAATCATCGAAACGAACAGACACACCTTATTTCTTGAAAAATATGGTCGAATTAATATTTCAGGGAACAAGTTAAAGCGTTTTATTGGTAAAATTTTAAATATTAAAAACAAGATTTCAGAGAATCTTTATATCTTCGACTCACCAGATATTACCTGGGAGAATGAAATTTTAAATAAA
It contains:
- a CDS encoding Sau3AI family type II restriction endonuclease gives rise to the protein MYNVNSADSIIDFAKLLKDQTLRQACGVEIEKHGYKGKGNFGQILEKFYFGYEPNSDAEPDFKEVGMELKTSPLKTLKNGEFRSKERLVLNIINYLEVHKEDFETSSFWKKNAHLLLVFYLHDRDLDLLDYVIKLVNGWKYPNEDLKIIKQDWQFINQKIKDGKAHELSEGDTFYLGACTKGSTALKSFRNQPFNEEQAKQRAYSLKQGYVNHIIANIAQEETAIYGKIIERPEILDKVQSLEEIVILKFHPFYGKSANQIEQELGLDLNKNAKSYFANLTNAILGLKLGQKIEEFEKADIRVKTIRLKENNLPKEDISFPTFEYQELVETDWEDSDFKNILESKFFFVFYQFEGENLILRKVKFWNMPYSDILEAKNVWEEMVKTVSKGEIVKEVTNKGIRKTFFPKKTENRISHVRPHARNAEDTYELPVADKLTRLAEYTKHCFWLNASYVKDEIYLK
- a CDS encoding DNA cytosine methyltransferase: MENKKMKVAELFAGVGGFRLGLEKSNYEVVWSNQWEPSTKLQHASKVYEERFGKENHSNEDINEVVTRNVEEIPDHDLLVGGFPCQDYSVATTLHNSKGLKGKKGVLWWSIHQILENKKNKPKYLFLENVDRLLKSPAKQRGRDFAVMLQSLNDLGYAVEWRVINAAEYGMPQRRRRVFFIGYHKSTDVYKRLQKAKKINWLTEEGTIANAFPVVKTDSIQEVELTGDLVEITNDFNKNGKLSPFQNTGLLIKGKVYTTKTVPNYDGEKTVLGDVLQNGEVTSEFFIDEKDKDKWEYLKGAKTIERKSPDGFVYKYSEGGMIYPDALDNASRTIITGEGGKSASRFKHVIVSDRGLRRLTPIELERLNMFPDNHTKLEGITDTKRAFFMGNALVVGVIEKIGEELYKQINQFKYV
- a CDS encoding helix-turn-helix domain-containing protein, encoding MKTLGDTLKCAREEKELILRKVAAEVDIDQSLISKFEKNERKPTMEQIVRLAKFYGLPESELIINWYSEKIAEELKYTESTSEILKVAEEKINYYKAQENGK
- a CDS encoding arginine decarboxylase, whose amino-acid sequence is MNTKYIDLISQTFDFPQEEFKVDNNKLSFHDIDLMGLVEEYGGPLKFTYLPQISNNINRAKQWFADAIEKNNYKGKYNYCYCTKSSHFKHVLNEALKNDIHIETSSAFDIDIVENLKAEGKITNDTYVISNGFKRAQYVTNIARLINEGHKNCIPIIDNYEEIDLLSEEVKGKFNIGIRIASEEEPKFEFYTSRLGIGYKNIVPFYNKLVKGNKKVKLKMLHFFINTGIRDNAYYWNELHKCLKVYTSLKKICPSLDSLNIGGGFPIKNSLAFDFDYEYMIDEIVHQIKTTCEAEDVAVPNIFTEFGSFTVGESGGAIYEVLYQKQQNDREKWNMINSSFITTLPDTWAINKRFIMLPINRWNDSYERVLLGGLTCDSDDYYNSEQHMNAIYLPKYNRDKPLYIGFFNTGAYQETIGGFGGLQHCLIPSPKHILIDRDEDGNLTTKLFSEQQKSEDLLKILGYAN
- the speB gene encoding agmatinase encodes the protein MQTKTYAGIPDEFSKLETSKIVLIPVPYDGTSTFQKGADKGPEAFLHASENMELYDIETETEVYKQGIFLADAVTEASSPEAMVDAVHQATKRYIKKNKFVTIFGGEHSISIGTIRAFRDYYTSLTVLQLDAHADLRKEYQGSKCNHACAVYEASQTTNLIQVGIRSMDVIETTVMDKEKTYFAHEMALDDTWMDSAIDQMTNNVFITIDLDAFDHSIMPSTGTPEPGGLLWYETLEFLKQVFEEKNVVGFDIVELCPNPKEKSSDFLAAKLYYKMLSYKFKNAAAADDFDNMYESSKSKNNNSKFKEEEDEY
- a CDS encoding deoxyhypusine synthase family protein — protein: MSTKGPISQFIEKHYLHFNAAALVDAAKGYEAQLASGAKMLVSLAGAMSTAELGKSFAEMIRQDKVQIISCTGANLEEDIMNLVAHSHYKRVPNYRDLTPKDEWELLEKGLNRVTDTCIPEEEAFRRLQEHIVKLWKDAEANGERYLPHEYMYKMLLSGVLEQYYEIDLKDSWMYAAAEKNLPIVCPGWEDSTMGNIFASYVLKGELKATTMKSGIEYMTFLADWYTNNASKGIGFFQIGGGIAGDFPICVVPMLYQDMERTDTPFWSYFCQISDSTTSYGSYSGAVPNEKITWGKLDIDTPKFIIESDATIVAPLIFAYLLGL
- a CDS encoding RMD1 family protein, giving the protein MYNVVAYQVAGTINLKESKKQLPWQLLFQDSDELYYQISEHAFLYLFQYGMVSFFNLKTEEINTLLAQIKPFCSDYFTENFSENVDIKIEPNKLNVQFNLIVLPELDQEMIRLVMLNASQSVALDRYSEITENLIIETNRHTLFLEKYGRINISGNKLKRFIGKILNIKNKISENLYIFDSPDITWENEILNKLNIELKNVFDLKDRYRIIHDRIDIIKENLELFKDIMDHKESSRLEWIIIILIIIEVFDMLMLKLF